The DNA sequence aaagggtcttgttaataggtataaattgcctctttcctgagtgtaaaaatatggtatgcctttgtagaagaaaatgggatatagtccgaacacaaatccatggtataaacctttaattttgaccttgaaatcaaaggtcaaggtcataaagaggtcatgaatgtacatgacacatagtctcgtGGTGATACAcctgtcttatggtatgactatgtcaaaaccctataatcaattttgaccttgaggtcaaagttcaaggtcatatagaggtcatgaaggtacccaacacatcgtctcatggtgatacactggtgtcaaatatggtatgcctatgtcaaagaacaaagaagttatggcccggacacgaatctgcagacagacagatggacggacagactgagtgattcctatataccccccagaactttgTTCAGGGGGTATAGTAAGGCTAGAAACATTAAACTTGGTGTGCATGTTCTCCATGGTGTCATTGCCTAGTATATGTTGTTAATCCTTTAACAATCATTACTgaatgaaaggttaagataacgaacagtaatcaatctcataaactcctatataaagaaatacaaaataaagaattgaacccctggacaaacaaaataaaaggtgggatcaggtgcatatgAAGAGTAAGCATCACATGTCtaccagtcacacccgctgtaAGTCCTATGTCTTAATAAGGTAAgcagagtaatccatagtcaaaattaatgtgccaagaacagcttaacatttggtatgaaacacgtcagacagcatttgaccaaatgatggATTAGATTGGCGTATTTTGCAGAATGACCATATTGTGTCGTAAAGACGTAATACTAGTACTACACATCCAACAGAAAGACATGACCTATGACCAAGAAATAATTTGCAGTATCTTGGGggcatatatataaatatatacacaagcGTAATATTCCAGGTTTCAGTCTTGTAATACAGCAATCATGGCTGATGGGGAGATGAAAATGGATGCGAGTTTTGCGTTAAATTTCagtaatatatttacatctacatgtatagttGTCTATTCATAtcttatttacgtatattttacATACTGAACTGCATATTTTATGTGCAAAAATTCATTGGGTCTGATACATTCCACCCTACATAAAATACCTTAGTCGAATATATTAATGGTCATTGTCActtcaaattaataataatgaaatattacattaaTCAAACCAGGAAAATTTACACGACACAAAATCATCTTATCTTGGAGCATGCGAAAATCTATAATTAATGCAACTCGCTCCCATAAAATATTACATGAACCaactaaaaatatttacttGCACAAAATCACCTTATCTCAGaacatgtaaaaatgtataatcggtagggctgaaacaattcaccaaaatatcaataCTGTTCCATATAAATGCTCGAAACAATGTTAGATTCATTGCCTCGATCTTCGGTTCAAtacggtttttttttaatcgggTTCAGTAAAAAACCTTCAGCCTTTACATGGACTTGTTATTTCTACATGCACGAGGAATCTAATGGTGTCCATAATGGTCAGACTGTTGTTAGCCTCGAGTCtaacaaaaacaacaatgtcAGTTTAAACCACAGAGCAAATAGGTATCTTACTGTTTGGCGGTTTTACTTGTAAAATTGTGACTGTGAATCTTAGTAATTGAATTTTTCTTCGAAGTCATTATTGGTTTCTTTTGTATACTATATCGTATTGAAAATGTTGAATCCTGGCATAAATATTGCAATACGATTGTATCGTGGGCGTATCGTTTCAGCTCTTATAATGGGTGTATGTTGTGTTTACTGGACTCCGTGCCTCGAGACATTTCATAAAGTAGACATTCAAAAGGGAAGTTTATGCATCACTTTTGATGGAACTCATAAATTACCAAAGCTCTACACGATCAATAAGTGAGCTGAGGTTAATCTACAGAGCTGTGATGGAACTATACAATACCAAAACTCTACACAATCAACAAGTGAGCCGGGGTTAATCTACAGAGCTGTGATGGAACTATACAATACACTGTACCAAAGCTCTACACGATCAATAAGTGAGCTGGGGTTGATCTACAGAGCTGTGATGGAACTTATATACAATACTAAAGCTCTACACAATCAACAAGTGAGCTGGGATTAATCTACAGAACTGGATAATCTAAGACTTGTCATCTTTAATGTGCTCCACtgtattgataatttttctgcATGATTGCATGTACCGTAGATCACTTTTATTTTGTGAGGaaacaatatgatttttttggtTCACTTTCATGAATCATTACTTTATATTGCTGAAGTCTTGTATATTTTAGAGTTTATTCACAAGAACTAATTCtgggtaacaaaagaaaaaaaaaccgttGGATGGAATTTGGTTTCAGTCTTTACAAAAAGTTCTTCCATATTCGTTCTAATTTAGGAATTTAGGCCAACAGAAGCAATAAGTTGTTTTTCACACATCGCAATGCAATTAACATGTGGATACAGGAGGAAACTTTTAATAGATCTCATGATGCATGTATTGTTTAATGCATTTTAAGTTCGTTATTGCCAAATGATATTTcagatttttgtaaattttgcatttttggcaTAGAACATTGCAAATACACATTTATCCTCAGCAATGAAATACACTAATATTCTTTAGTATTTCTCAATGTTACAGAAGCACCAATTAacaattgatgaaagcaataaatgatttgatgcactccattattgctctcataaattcaattgaagagcACATTTATTGTTTGCAAAATTTGATTTGGAGCTAAGAGCATCTatatatgatttgatgatctctttaattcaatgaagatatctttcattatttatgattttatataaggaattaatgcgtgcataaACTCTTTTAAAGAGTGCAACAATTCAGTTAAAGCGATCATTAATACAGTAGtggatattttgaattgaagatgtctcaaattaaataatttttaaaaggaGTAAATTCAATGCCAAATGAAAGTAGTAATCTATTTTACAGTTGCGAATCATGACAATTCCCATGATATTAGGACATTGGGTTAGGAAAAAAATGACGCTTTGTGTATAAAGCCACCTTTTTCagcatcaaattttttttattctaataCACATTAATCATATACCATTGAATTGAGCAAATCCTAGGCTTTTAACCCAGTTAAGTTTTATGGAGTTTAGAAACCAGACATATTTTGACCAATAATATACCTTCTCATTTGAAAAATCCAATCATACACACTgcgaaaaaaaacaacccaataAATGTCCAAATAACAATGTGAATTTTTCCAGTAAATTATTCTCCCCTATAGGTCTTCTTGTTTGTTGCCCTGAATAGATCTTTTCACGAATGGCTAGTCTCGCtgaattattacatgtactcaTAATGAATGTTCTtgcaaataaaatgtgatttacagtaaataaaaacaaaacttctttattaaaataatttttatgatcATTTGTCCTTCTGTCTTTGTTTGCAATATAATAGATATGTTTCCAAAATAAATATGCCTTCACAGATTTGCAATTCACTTTGGTCCAACCTGAAAGAAATCAACAACATTTATTTGGCATCATGTATTCCGGAATATCATTATTAAGAGTTTTATCAtcattatttacatgtgtaACTACACTGTATTCTAATAATAATGTACTTCCACACTACTGTTAATTTTTTTGGTGCATGCCTTACATTTGAATGCTGCGTCGGACTTTGTTGATTTGCTCCTGTTCTGCAGGGGTTATGGTTGTTAGGATCTCCTCTCGCTGGTCGGCGTCTTCCACCGAGGCAGCAATGGCCTCCATTCTCTCTTGTTTATCCAACAAACGTCTACAACGAAATAATGATAACAGATTTGTGTACAGTGAAATGTTGGATATTCTTCACTTTCAGTTGAAGCATCAGTCTTAACGAGGCCCACACAGTACAGCCTTCATACTGAGGAATCATTCAAATTCGTGGGGGACAAATTTCACGGATAGTTTTGTAcattgaaatattgtaaaaattgTGCATTTCCTCGCGGTCTGAAATTCATGGGATACAGGTACCCACGATATCCATGAGAATTGAGACCCCACAAAATTTAGTGATTGaaaagtacaatgtacatgtatataaccagGAAtttacagtcaaaccttgttatctcaaACTGAATGGGGCCGATAAAATACTTCTGAGATAATCGAGGGTTCAAGATAAaggttaaaatatataaagaaaatgtagttgacCTCCAACTCACTTTTGACATATCCACGGAATTCGAAATATTGATGTTCGAGATAAtgaagttcaactgtacatGATTAAGGTAAGAAAAATACCACTTCCTAATCACCTTGTACGGAAGGATGTATTTGTATCCTGTTATCTATTTattaagaaatttataatttacaaaCAAGTCATTCAAACAAATCTGCTAataatgaccaaaaaaaaaaaaaaaaaaaatctaagaggcccatgggccacatcgctcacctgagtcaccttggcccatactTAAAgatcacatgtaaaactttggtccctattgtggccccaccctactcccgggagccatgatttttacaaacttgaatctgcactatgtcagaaagctttcatgtaaatgtaaacttcgttcttgagaagaagatttttaaaggttttctctatatatttgtatgtaaaaatttaatcccctattgtggtcccatcctacccctgggggccaagatttgaacaaacttgaatctgcacaatgtcaggacactttcatgtaaatttctactttcctggttcttgggaagaagatttttaaagattttttctatatattggcatgtaaatctttggtaccctattgtggccccatcctatcccctggggccatgaattttacaactttgaatctgcactatgtcaggaagcttccatgctaatgtaaacttctttggtccaatggttcttgagaagaagattgtaatagattttttctatatattagtatgtaaaattttgattacctattgtggccccatcctactcccggggggggggggggggggggggcatgattttacaaactttaatctgcactatgtcaggaagctttcatgtaaatctcagcttttttggcccagtggttcttgagaagattttccttaaagattttccctatttattccgatgtaaaactttgatcccctattgtggccccaacctacccctagggaccatgatttgaacaaacttgaatctgcactatgtcaggaagcttttgagtacatttcagcttctctggccaagtggttcgtgagaagaaaatttttaaatgacccaaccctatttttgcatttttgtgattatctcccctttgaaggggggcatcaccctccatttgaaaaaaattgaaagcccatgacccaaggatgctttgtaccaagtttggttgaaattggcccagtggttctggagaagaagatgtaaatgtgaaaagtttacgctgacaatgacagacaatggacaaattttgatcagaaaagctcacttgagccttcggctcagctGAGCTAAACAAAAAACTTGAAGAAGGATTGTGATAAAATCCAAGATTACCTGTGCTCATTGACTTCTGTCTCCTTCTTCACCATAGCATTGTACAAAGCCTACAATCAAAGAACATAGTGTTGTACAAAGCCTGCAATCAAAGAACATAGTGTTGTACAAAGCCTGCAATCAAAGAACATAGCATTGTACAAAGCCTACAATCAAAGAACATATTGTACAAAGCCTACAATCAAAGAACATAGCATTGTACAAAGCCTGCAATCAAAGAACATAGTGTTGTACAAAGCCTACAATCAAAGAACATAGTGTTGTACAAAGCCTGCAATCAAAGAACATAGCATTGTACAAAGCCTACAATCAAAGAACATAGCATTGTACAAAGCTTGCAATCAAAGAACATAGTGTTGTACAAAGCCTGTAATCAAGAAACATAGCACTGTACAAAGCCTTGTAACACCTATACTACAACTGATTTACCTTGTAACACCTGTAGTACAACTGATTTACATTATAACACCTATACTACAACTGATTTACCTTATAACACCTATACTACAACTGATTTACATTATAACACCTATACTACAACTGATTTACCTTATAACACCTATACTACAACTGATTTACCTTATAACACTTATAGAACAATAGATTTACCTTGTAACACCTGTCCAGTACTACTGACGCCGCATCATGAATGTTGACTGTAAAGAGGTAGTATGTTCTGGAGGGGGCGTGGTCAGGAGTTTTAGATATTTCCTAAAAATATTGcatgaatatattaaaaataattcccAATAATTGTTTCATCTTTATTGTAACATTGAATGTTACAAATCTTTTGAAACTTTTATCGCAATACAATATCTCAAGAAATCTAAGATGTGATGCATTGATTTACAAGCAATTCATCAAAACTTACTGAGGGGATGACGTAGAGACTGTCTAGTAAAACTACTGAGGGAATAATGTACAATTTAGTAAAACCTACAGAGCAGATAATGTGCAATTCAGTAAACGTACAGTCGTGGTAATGAAGTTCTCGGAGAATAATGTATAAAGCAGATCCTTCGCTTCTTTTGCAGAAATCATGACAAAATCTTCTATCTGGAATGGAGTCCTTTAGTAAAAACCCATGACGATCGTATTAAAAACCAATTGGTTAAAATAAAACCTGTCTTAATTCTCTATACATACTTGCTTTTGTTCCAGATGCTTTTTCAGAAGTAATACTCTAAAAATCCTAAGACATTTGGAACCAAACCTGTAGGATATATAATTTGCAATAAACTATGAGTAATACCAGGTGTATTAAATCAAAATCCtcctgtttgtgaatattgagtaaCTTATGATAATATCTTAAATTCCTGTTTAAATGGAATTCAATCGGGTAAGTATTCAATGACAATTTTTGCATGTCTATTTTGTTGTGTTAAATTGGTcacaaaaattgcaaaatttcGATATGTCATAAATAAGCATGAGTTACCTTTCCTGCACTACAGACTCGATGTGAGCTTTGGCCAGCTGGGTAAGgacttgatacatgtataagattgTCAAGGATTCAAACCCGTGGGACTATTCCTTATTGTCTAAACTGTGGAAATTCATTCATGCACTTAACCACTACTTCAGttcatatgaaataaaacttcaCAAACTGTCTTtattattgaaaacatttttcaagTACATGTTACCTTGCACAAGTTCTTTGAAGTGAAACAAATAATTCATAAGATACCATTACATATCTGTAGATCCCAAGCCACTCTGATGAGATAATCACCGTATACCCTAGTATTATTTGGGGACAATCTTCCcagaatgaatgaatatatgCTGAAACAAAGTTTGTGTATTTACGGGTGTAAATTATTGACGAGATGTATTTTGTGTGATTACAGTAAGAAATAAAGTTTGTGTATCTAGGGGTGTGAATTATTGACGAGGTGTAAGTTGTGTGATTACAGTAAGAAATAAAGTTTGTGTATTTACGGGTGTGAATTATTGACGAGATGTACCTTGTGTGACTACAGTAAGAaataaagtttatgtatttacgGGTGTGAATTATTGATGAGATGTATTTTGTGTGATTACAGTAAGAAATAAAGTTTGTGTACTTACGGGTGTGAATTATGGACGAGATGTACATTGTGTGATTACAGTAAGAAATAGAGTTTGTGTATTTACGGGTGTGAATTATGGACGAGATGTACATTGTGTGGTTACAGTAAGGATACTGACAGAGTACATTCCTCCTCCGCTGTCCCCGACACGAGACAGGAAATTGGTCTGGAAAACACAGCAGACATTAGCTCTATCAGTGGGGTAATCCAACAGACATCATTAGACAACAAAGGcatcaataatacaaatgtttTCTCTCCTTTCTTTCTATTGCCTACATACAAGTAATTTCTTTTGTTAATTTCAAACTCAGAATGCCAATATTGTCATAAATTACACATCAAtcctacttttagaaaaatcaATGATTGACCCACTACAATGAATCAATTCAATGTGCAATTTTAAATACCTTCTTCCTCACAAAATGAGATTTATTACCAATCACAACTTACttaaacacatatttttttttactcacgGAGTCATCGCAGATAAGAGATAAGTATGTCTCTAACAGGGGGCGTGTCATGAAGTCTTTAGGCAAAGCATTAAATATCTAAGAAGAACAAGAAAAGTATGTGTATTTGACAAACATTATACCTATTCTAGGAGACTGGTAACATTATGTGAGAGAACACAGGAAATACTCTCTCATTCCCCTGACTGTGACATACAGTGCAACTTATCCAATCCAGATCTCAtataatgtaatacatgtatttcataccaCATGCATTTCATCATTAATCTCTGACCTAAATATTTGAATTctgttataaaatatattatgctCAAAAAGTTTTGTAAGCATTGGTAGAATACATTCATAccaatcaattacatgtatatgacaattTACTGTAGATTAAAAAAAGGTCATATCATACAAATTCCTTCTTTAATGAGGACACTAAACATTTTTGCACACAGGATTGTACAATTACATAATCTACAGTCCTAAACTAAACGTGATTATTTGGTACTGGGAGTATCCACTTGAGACGAGATCTTCTGTACTGGAGTTAATTTTGTAGATACCTCAGTAGCAGATATAGGAGTAGTGACCGTGGCCAAGCCCGGAGTCTTCACTTCACTGACCCGCAGCAGAGTCCTTAGTACCTCTCCAGCATTCTACAACAGAGGAGAAGCCCTCAGTGACATCATTCATTTCAGGACAGAGCTGTAAATGCTGTTTATATAGCGCACCGCTGGGGACTCACCCGATCAATCTTGTTAGAGATGGCCTGCACCATGGCCTGGTCACGGAAGTGTCCACGGAACCTGTCACAGTTCACTCTCCAAAAAATTCCATCGCCCCCGTCATCGCCTGGGTCCTACCAGACAATTTACTAATATGTATTAATTCAATCATCACGCGACTAGACCAGTTCATTTTGTGGGGTGTTTCATTCCACACAAGAATATGAGTTTTATTCAATCATGAAGAAACAAATAACCCTAACACAGAGGTGTCAGCAGTGTGCATAATGCAGAGAATTAATCATAGCATTATCAGGCTTTCAACATTTCTACTCAGTCATCTTTACTCGATATGTACATTCATCTACTACCTCTTATTTTTCTTGTACTCACTATATAGATTTATCAACTACCTTTGATATTTCTTGTACTCACTATATAGATTTATCAACTACCTTTGATATTTCTTGTACTCACTATATAGATTTATCAACCACCTTTGATATTTCTTGTACTCACTATATAGATTTATCAACCACCTTTGATATTTCTTGTACTCACTATATAGATTTATCAACCACCTTTGATATTTCTTGTACTCACTATATAGATTTATCAACCACCTTTGATATTTCTTGTACTCACTATATAGATTTATCAACTACCTTTGATATTTCTTGTACTCACTATATAGATTTATAAACCACCTTTGATATTTCTTGTATTCACTATATAGATTTAGCAACCACCTTTGATATTTCTTGTATTGACACTCTTGTTATTTTCCTATTAgcttttttctttgaaaaaaaataattatctgtaaatatcaCATGTCACTGCATGTAAATCATTATGAAAAtttgattacaaaaatatataatgagtATTTTAtggtacagtcaaacctcattatctcgaGATGGGACcaaaaaaacttcgagatatccaaggACTCAAGATAtcaagggtaaaatacttaaagaataagtggttggaaCTTCCAATTCACTTCTGTAaattgacatatccatggtattcaagatatcagTGTTTGAGATACTGTTCAACTGTAATCAAATCTTTTTCAGATTTATCATGAAAATAAACCAAATACTTTACAGTCCATTACACAGttttggtagttttaaaaaaatgcatgCTCTCGGCTCTGTGTGTACCCGagaatacgccggtttcgagatacacccgagttatttccctttggagaactctcgtgtATAGTGAGGCACGAAACAATTAGTTTACACGCGGGGGTTggactaatattcatcactgcgtaagtgaatgtactcagtaagtttctcttacactgttagatcacccgaattcgactgatacactaactaagtaagttataagtatttagggagtaattaaatacaaaaattcttatcatatcacgttatttcattggtcataagtaccatatcaaagacattacttgcaaatatgacattgcttttatttttccactttaggaaaacatttctttcgatattattttgtatttcccacatttacatattaaaagagaagccgcttttaatacatttcatcatttttctcactgactgtaggtccactctgtcccacttagtcattcaaagttccactaaatgcacctcctacacagaagagttcgtatctcgaaactggtgTATTGGTCATTCACTCTATGTAATTCACCAttcttgaggggggggggggggctaaattCATTGATATGTTAACACCATGAAAACAAGGAAATTTACACCATTTgcaaaataaatgcaatttataTTAGTGACTTTTCGACAGTAAGGTAATATTTACCTCTTCCTCCAACTTTGATCTTTTGGCTGGTGGACCATCATCATGTGACTTTTTCCTCTTTCTAGACAGATctaataaaaatttatttggTAAACAGCATAACAAatataactagtaatcctaattgttcgcgaacaattagagaactttccaccttttcagtgctttttcttgaaaattcattttcaaatcattttcaaCTTTAATACTTTTTCACTTTTATCGCCTAACCGGACAACGCCTAAATCCTTTAaaaggaagaagaaaaaaaaggaaaaaaaaacacttCCGACGGTCACCCATCCAACTACTCGTCACGATGAATGTTGCTTAACTTCCATCATGGCGACAGACTCTCTACCACTACACCAGACTGACTTTCTTAATAACAAACAAGTCCAAGTGAATTATAAACTGTTTAGGGCCACGAAAGCCATTGTTTAAAGGCCGTAACATCCAAAGACAATAAATAAAGgaattttaagggttttcttgttgtttttatgtGTCTTTGAACGTAGGACAGGCGTCAATGTGCATGGATATAGTGTGCTTTTAGGAGGACGTGCCGAGAGACCGCAAGTTCTGTTGTGTTGTATTGTGGACCACCACGGACTCGCACCGGGatgtgtgtgaccttgacctccttttgaaggtcaaggtcatcggtCTTCTTGCAAGTGCTCCCGTGTCTCTAGGTCTATTCCTGTCCAAGTTAGAAGCTTAAATAACGATATCGTAGATTtgcaggggcaataactctgctCAAGGGGTTCCGGTTCCCTTTGGGTTACTTCTCACTGCAAGGGAGTTTCACTGGGAACTCCTCAGCGAAAGTTTCGTGTCTCTACGACTTTCGGTTctggaggagtagcgataacaaggttttcaacgCGCGTCGCCACAGTTTGCAGAGGGgtcaaaattgagagttgtcATTCGTGATACGGAGACCCGtccagaattccatgctgacccatgtgGTATTTTActgctatctgaagcgggaaagagggtataaaaagtgccattttctggtcttttgggatgacctttgaccttgacctatttttcaaggtcaaggtcacccgaCCCGTTCCAGTGGGTTCGGTGTCTCTACGACGAATGCTTTAGGAGTCGACAATTTCTTACGCAGAAACCGTAAAACACGAGGGGTACTAACTTCCTGAAAGGGTCCTCGAATCCTTGGGTTGAATTCCCATGTCAATTGGACCAAGTCACCTCTATGTTCTGGAAAAGGTCGGATGCTCCTATCATTCACGGTTTTCGAGAAgaaccgataacaagggtttttcgcGTAAAGTCCTCCAAGTTcgttaaaggtcaaagttcagttaCGCAGGGTCAAATGTCAAGATGTCGAATAGGATGGACAacattgtttttcgataagtcttaagatgtcaaaagcttctcgcggcggaaagaaaagaagacaaataataataaacagaacaatatcaataggactttccacaggaaggtggaaagccctaataaaaGCTCTGCAAGGTGGGACATATTCCCTTGCAATGAGTGTATtcaagctttttctatgaagtctgttagtgaccttgacctatgaccttttgatcccaaaatcaTTAAAGTTcttctcttgataacaaagctaatAGTGAAGTATGAAATCAATAGAACAAATatgtggcctgtagagtgtctgCAAGATTTTCCCATGAAGTGCTGAAGTGATCTTGacattttgaccccaaaatcaatgggttcttcctctcttgataacaagcTGCATGTGAAGAAGGAAATCAATTGAGCAAAAAATGTAGTTGGTAGAATGTCTATAAGCTCAACgttatacacacatacacacacacaaacagtCCTGTTACTATTTCCTCTCTTGCACAGGATAATAGTACTTGAGAAACAgcatttttcataatttgatCTTTTGGTTGTTATCAAAATGATATACTTGTGCAGGCTATCTAAATACTGAAGAAATATTTCagtaaacaaagaaacaaattttagcaaataatgtattacatgtacgtaCTATATCCATACCGTATATGCtccagtctatgcgaaagttttttggaccacacaggacattcggtcctgtgtaatcaatgaacacaccggaccgaaccaaattttgtcagactgaaaaacctaatgtaataaagtgaaacacgtgaaaatgcaaaaccaaggaaatcttatttattatactatacctgggatccctcccgcataatactttagacgcCCCTTGcggtttaatcacattcatttacgtatctggatttgtgtgatattttttacttataacaaacatttaaatgactccccgtcaaaataataaagcttaaaaccggatactgagacatcggacattccggtccggtgtaaaaaatgacacatcggacctgaggcactgcacatcagTTAGGTCCGacgtctttcgcatagactgtatgctcgcctataagtcggatgtTTTGGAGTtgaattttggtccaaaactctatgtccaacttataggagtgtcctaagattagtatttttctggacggcgtaatgtatagcctagtattttttaaacaataaaaacaaggacgaaataaacaaaatagtaagtgtttaatttgttgagaatgaaaataaaatatcactgtcatatcacaaaatattattggaacacagataaatacataagagcattgatatgaaatttatttgaaattatcaactgattttttaaaaaagttagacCGAATTATAGATGGGTCAGTGgcaattccctccaaaataacctaaaaactatacaacTGACTAAAGGtgaaccgacttataggcgagtatatacagtaATCATACAGAGAAAGTCAGAACTATCTGACAAACTGTACAAGGATTAAATCAGGACTACCTGGTAATCTGTACAACGATTCTTCTGTGTGGTCACTTACCTGGCAATCTGTACAACGATTCTTCTGTGTGGTCACTTACCTGGCAATCTGTACAACGATTCTTCTGTG is a window from the Ostrea edulis chromosome 5, xbOstEdul1.1, whole genome shotgun sequence genome containing:
- the LOC125649613 gene encoding DNA-directed RNA polymerase III subunit RPC3-like, whose amino-acid sequence is MTRRQHDVCRFLLFQHFGKQASIVGKYLLQKSMCHLQLIATELNIETEQVKKILCILIQQNIVTFEQHKKGFIEYSIKKDEILNRLWFPKYIYCAKTLYGDAAELLLEEILQRGQVQMSKVVEVVMQRFNEALETSGKPKISENFVSEKFSNLVKTHFLQRCLDPVKSASNKVIGLEMIVPEESLYRLPDLSRKRKKSHDDGPPAKRSKLEEEDPGDDGGDGIFWRVNCDRFRGHFRDQAMVQAISNKIDRNAGEVLRTLLRVSEVKTPGLATVTTPISATEIFNALPKDFMTRPLLETYLSLICDDSTNFLSRVGDSGGGMYSVSMYQVLTQLAKAHIESVVQERFGSKCLRIFRVLLLKKHLEQKQIEDFVMISAKEAKDLLYTLFSENFITTTEISKTPDHAPSRTYYLFTVNIHDAASVVLDRCYKALYNAMVKKETEVNEHRRLLDKQERMEAIAASVEDADQREEILTTITPAEQEQINKVRRSIQMLDQSELQICEGIFILETYLLYCKQRQKDK